Proteins encoded in a region of the Paenibacillus sp. E222 genome:
- a CDS encoding MFS transporter, whose amino-acid sequence MLSQMAWKQSVRILWGGRFLSSAGLTGISPFIPYYMEHLNAGTPEEVLMWTGLSVSAPALSYALLTPLWGKIGDRWSRKWMVVRALVGLALSMFLMGIAQTPFQFFLFRLCQGAFGGISDASSAFVGTHAPDQKQGSALGQLERASAAGLLVGPLLGSICVNTWGSRPLLFITASLTLSFAVLAAIVLTGATTHRTRTAKNNTLVSPVEQHQPSVALLNNHGKNRNKSGIIHAFVSLVTHPIARRLVIAGIIFKLADFATFTMFTPFIREIVPSSGAAALTVGVLLAMSSVGELVGASWWGKRNDRYLPERNLRLAGLLCGLCLLAHTLPFGVAWLLVVRFLQGFFYSALLQTVMLNVLKSSTDQDRGVRIGATNSMLMAGQIAGPSIGVLIGGVWGIPAVFLVMGTVMLAASLAVRRPAVHEPKAPVQLPLQ is encoded by the coding sequence ATGCTGTCTCAAATGGCATGGAAACAGAGCGTCCGCATTTTGTGGGGTGGACGCTTTCTTTCCAGTGCCGGGCTGACTGGAATCAGCCCTTTTATACCGTACTACATGGAGCATCTGAACGCGGGAACGCCGGAAGAAGTGCTGATGTGGACAGGTCTGTCCGTATCTGCACCTGCTCTATCCTACGCTCTTCTGACCCCTCTTTGGGGCAAGATCGGAGATCGTTGGAGTCGAAAATGGATGGTTGTCAGAGCGCTGGTCGGACTGGCCCTTAGCATGTTTCTAATGGGCATTGCCCAGACGCCCTTTCAATTCTTTTTGTTCCGTCTCTGCCAGGGGGCTTTCGGTGGCATATCTGATGCGAGCAGTGCGTTTGTGGGAACCCATGCCCCTGACCAAAAGCAGGGCTCTGCGCTCGGACAGTTGGAGCGGGCATCGGCAGCAGGCCTGCTCGTGGGACCACTGCTTGGAAGCATATGTGTAAACACATGGGGAAGTCGTCCGCTATTGTTCATTACGGCCTCGTTGACATTGAGCTTTGCTGTGCTTGCCGCAATCGTATTAACGGGGGCAACAACGCATCGAACACGTACGGCCAAGAACAATACTCTGGTATCTCCTGTGGAACAGCACCAGCCTTCGGTCGCTTTGTTGAACAATCATGGCAAAAACAGAAACAAAAGCGGAATTATCCATGCCTTTGTTTCTCTAGTTACACATCCGATTGCCCGAAGACTCGTTATCGCAGGCATCATTTTCAAGCTTGCAGATTTCGCAACGTTTACGATGTTTACCCCGTTTATTCGTGAAATCGTGCCTTCCTCGGGTGCAGCTGCGCTTACGGTCGGAGTTCTGCTCGCGATGTCATCGGTTGGCGAACTGGTTGGCGCATCGTGGTGGGGCAAGCGAAACGATCGTTACTTACCCGAACGCAATCTCCGGCTGGCTGGTTTGTTATGCGGCTTGTGCCTGCTTGCACATACACTTCCATTCGGGGTGGCCTGGCTGCTGGTTGTACGTTTTCTGCAAGGATTCTTCTACAGCGCCCTATTGCAGACGGTCATGCTCAACGTGCTGAAATCCTCCACCGATCAGGATCGGGGCGTGCGCATCGGAGCTACCAACAGCATGTTAATGGCTGGTCAGATTGCCGGTCCGTCCATTGGGGTTCTAATCGGAGGTGTCTGGGGAATTCCAGCTGTATTTCTCGTCATGGGGACAGTCATGCTCGCCGCTTCGCTTGCTGTACGCCGCCCGGCGGTTCATGAGCCAAAAGCTCCCGTACAACTGCCGCTCCAATAA